The following are from one region of the Paenibacillus sp. JZ16 genome:
- a CDS encoding NupC/NupG family nucleoside CNT transporter, with product MKYIIAILGLLVVFGLAFLISNDKRHIRYRPLAVMIVLQLILGFFLLNTNFGEYLVKGIANTFEALLSYAGAGIEFVFGGIANEGAGPFFLNVLLPIVFISALIGILQYIKVLPFIVRYIGLVLSKVNGMGKLESYNAVASAILGQSEVFISVKKQIALIPKHRMYTLCASAMSTVSMSIVGAYMTMIEPRYVVTALVLNLFGGFIIASIVNPYKVEKEEDILEVQEEEKQSFFEMLGEYIMDGFKVAITVAAMLLGFVALIAMINGIFDMIFGITFQELLGFIFAPFAFVMGVPWKEAVDAGSIMATKLVSNEFVAMLDLANFTDMSERTVGIVSVFLVSFANFSSIGIIAGAVKGLNEKQGNVVARFGLKLLYGATLVSVLSATIAGLFL from the coding sequence ATGAAATATATAATCGCCATACTAGGTTTGCTGGTCGTATTCGGTCTTGCGTTCCTTATCAGCAATGATAAGCGCCACATCCGTTACCGTCCGCTGGCTGTCATGATTGTGCTGCAGCTGATCCTTGGATTTTTTCTGCTGAACACGAATTTCGGCGAGTATCTTGTTAAAGGGATAGCGAATACGTTTGAAGCGCTGCTGAGCTATGCCGGAGCCGGGATCGAGTTTGTGTTTGGCGGCATTGCCAATGAAGGTGCGGGTCCGTTCTTCCTGAACGTTTTGCTGCCGATCGTGTTTATTTCCGCATTGATTGGTATACTTCAATATATTAAGGTACTGCCGTTTATCGTAAGATATATCGGTCTCGTCTTGAGTAAAGTCAACGGCATGGGCAAGCTGGAGTCTTACAATGCGGTAGCTTCCGCGATTCTGGGGCAATCCGAGGTGTTTATTTCGGTAAAAAAACAGATTGCCCTCATTCCGAAGCATCGGATGTATACATTGTGTGCTTCCGCCATGTCCACCGTATCGATGTCGATCGTCGGGGCATACATGACCATGATCGAGCCGCGGTATGTGGTGACCGCGCTTGTGCTTAACCTGTTTGGCGGATTTATCATCGCTTCCATCGTCAACCCTTACAAGGTAGAGAAGGAAGAGGATATCCTGGAGGTGCAGGAGGAAGAGAAGCAATCCTTCTTCGAGATGCTGGGTGAATACATCATGGACGGCTTCAAGGTAGCGATTACCGTTGCTGCGATGCTCCTCGGTTTCGTTGCGTTGATTGCGATGATCAACGGCATCTTTGATATGATTTTCGGGATTACCTTCCAAGAGCTGTTGGGATTCATTTTTGCCCCATTTGCTTTTGTCATGGGCGTACCTTGGAAAGAGGCAGTGGATGCAGGCAGCATCATGGCTACGAAGCTGGTATCGAACGAGTTCGTAGCGATGCTAGACCTGGCCAACTTCACGGATATGTCCGAACGCACTGTGGGAATCGTATCGGTATTCCTGGTGTCCTTTGCCAACTTCTCCTCAATCGGCATCATTGCCGGCGCGGTCAAAGGCCTGAACGAGAAGCAGGGGAACGTGGTTGCCCGTTTCGGCCTCAAGCTGCTGT